In the Candidatus Fermentibacter sp. genome, ACTACAGGTGGTCCTCGGCGCGCGCCCATCTCCTCGGAAAGATGCCTCCAATCGCCCTGAGCGACGACGAGGCCCTTTCGGGGTGCATCGGCAGCTGGCACGACTACCTGAACGACGGCTACTGTGACGACTTCTCGATGCTCAGGGAAAAGACGAAGACCGGCCGGCCCTGTTGCTCCCTGGAGACTTGCCATAGAATCGAGGAGTCGACAGGCAGAGCCGTTTTCGCACGGAACTCCCACTTGTCGCGAAATCTCACAGGATAACCTGTAAATCGACCCTGGCTGTAATCAGTTCACCATCATCGACATAGAAGGGCGGTTTTGTGAGTAGTCTGACCCCGGTTGTCATAGGGGGAGGGCTGGCGGGGTGCGAGGCGGCATGGGCGATGGCGCGCGCCGGAGTCGCATGCGTGCTCGTCGAGATGCGCCCGGCGGTCAAGACCGAGGCCCATGTCACCGGAACCCTCGCCGAACTCGTCTGTTCCAACTCCCTTCGGTCATCGAACCCCGACAACGCCGTCGGCCTCCTGAAATGGGAGATGTCCCAGCTTGGATCAGTCGTCATGCAAGCCGCATCGGGCTGCCGCGTCCCCGCCGGAGACGCCTTCGCGGTCGACCGCACCCTCTTCTCGGAGGCGGTCGAGAGCCTCGTGGAGAACCACGGGGCGATCACCGTGACGAGGGCCGAGGTGACCGATCTCCCGCCTTCCCGCAGGGTGATCGTTGCCACCGGCCCTCTCACGAGTCCGGCCCTATCGCGCAGGATCGCCGAGCTGACGGGCTCGGAACACCTCTACTTCTACGACGCCATCGCGCCCGTGATCTCCGACTGCTCCATCGACAGGTCCGTTGCCTTCCCCCAGTCCCGCTACGACAAGGGCGACGGCGGAGACTACCTCAACTGCCCGATGGACGCGGACACCTACCACCGTTTCGTGGATGCCCTGCTCGAAGCGGAAAAGGTTCCGGCCAGGGCCTTCGAGAAGGAGCTGCACTTCCCTGGCTGCATGCCCGTCGAGGCCATCGCCGCCTCCGGCCCCGAAGCACTCGCGCACGGGCCGCTCAAGCCCGTCGGTCTCACCGATCCGGCCACCGGCGCAAGACCGTATGCCGTCGTCCAGCTCAGGCGCGAGAACGCTTCCGGCACAGCCTGGAACCTCGTGGGATGCCAGACGAAGCTCACCTATCCCGAGCAGGCCAGGGTCCTCCGCATGGTCCCGGGGCTGGGGGATGCCGAGTTCCTGAGGTTCGGGTCGATGCACCGGAATACTTTCATCAACAGCCCTGCCGTGCTCGACGGGAGCCTGCGCCTCGTGCGCGACCCGTCGATCTCGTTCGCGGGCCAGATCACGGGAGTCGAGGGTTATGTGGAATCGGCTGCGTGCGGGATCCTGGCGGGCCTCTTCGCCGCATCCGAGGCCCTCGGGTCGGAACTCCCCCCGCCTCCGCCGGAGACGGCGCTCGGGAGCCTCCTCAGGCATGCCACGGTCTCTCCGCTCAGACACTTCCAGCCCAGCAACGTAAATTACGGCTTGTTCCCCGCGCTCCCCGGCCGTACCCCTGCCAGGATGCGGAATGCCGCCTACGCCGCACGCGCCAGGGAGGCATTCACACGCTGGATCGAGGGCGCCGGGCATCTCCTCGGGCGGCCGGTGCTGCCTTAGATTCGACCCGGTCCCCGCACGCCGTATTTCCCGAAGAAAGGACGCGATGCCTCACATCCTGCTCATCCTCGCGGTCTCCTCATCCACGTTCCAGGGTGTATGGGGCGGATCACAGAACGACTTCGCCTACGATCTCACGACGACTCCGACAGGGTTCCTCCTCGCGGGGAGAACCGATTCCTGGGCCGGGAGCAGTTCGGACGCCTGGCTCGTCAGTGTCGACGCCGGCGGAGATACGCTCTGGTCGAGGAGATACGGCGGGTACGGTCCCGACTGGGCCTACTCGATCATCCCCGTCTCGACGGGCGGGTACCTCGTCACGGGCCGCTACGGTTCGACGACCTCGGGCGATCTCGACGGCTGGCTCATCCGGATCGACGCCCAGGGCGACACGCTGTGGTCGAGGAGCTATGGCGGGACGGGCTCGCAGACGTTCTTCAGCAGCATCGAGTCTCCGGACGGGGGCTTCATCAGCACGGGGCTCATGGCAGGCACGGGATTCGACCTCTGGGTGCTTGGGGTGGATTCCGCGGGCGGTTTCCTCTGGCAGACCATCCTCGGCGGCTCGGCCGACGACTGCGGATACGGGATCGCACCGGGTCCCGACGGTTTCGTCGTGGCAGGCCAGACGCTGTCGTACGGGGCGGGAGACGGCGACCTCTGGCTGATCGGCTTCGACTGGGACGGCGACAGCCTGGCCTCGGAGATCATCGGCGGTGCCTCGTTCGACTACCCCTGGTGCATCATCGCGATGCCTTCTGGCGGATACGCGGTCTCCAGCACCAGCAGGTCATACGGCGCCGGTTCCTACGACTTCTGGATCACGAGGCTCGGTTCCGACCTCGGCCTCCAGTGGGCGGAGGCCTACGGATACAAGGACGACGACTGGTGCTACAACTGCTCGCCGGCCGGCGACGGGCTCGTCGTCACGGGGATGAGGAACGTGGGGGGCCACGAGGCCTGGCTCCTGAACCTCGACGCCTCGGGCGACACCCTATGGACGAGGACCTACGAGACGCCGGGTCTCATGAATCGCGGGCTGGGCGTGGTTCAGGCCCCCGACGGCGGATTCGCCCTCTGCGGAGGGTTGGCGGACTCGACGGACGAGGACTTCTGGCTGGTCAAGACCGATCCGGACGGGTTCTGCCCGGAGACGGGCATCGGGGACGAGGAAGGCTCGCCTTCGATGCAGGCCTTCGCGATGACCCCCAATCCCGCGCACGGGTCGTTCTCGATTTCCATCCCCGGACACGATGGGAGCCCGCTGCCTCTCGAGATCTACGACGCCGCCGGGCGCCTGGTCGCCTCCGTCGACACCCCGCAGGGCCCCCCGGGGGCTACGGGAGTCGTCTCGCCGGGATCGGCGCGGCATCTCCCCGCCGGAGTCTACATCGTCAGGCTCCCCACACTGGACTGCCCGCCCTCGAAACTGGTCATCCTGGGCGACTGACCTGCCGGGATCCTTGCCGGACGAGGATTGACCGTCACGAACACCTGTTATATAAATGTTCGGTTAAACCAAAGGGTTGAACGGAGGAGAGCCATGCAGAAGACTGCCTCCCGGGAGGCCATCCTCGAGGCCGCCGCCGAAGTCTTCGCCGAAAAGGGCTTCGACGGCGCCCGCGTAGAGGAGATCGCCCGCAGGGCCCGCGTCAACAAGGCCATGCTCTACTATCACGTCGGCGACAAGAAGACCCTGTACGACTCCGTCGTAGGGTCGATACAGGCCCGGGGCAGGGCCATGCTCGAGAAGATCATCGAGGAAGGCGGCGATCCCCGCGACATGCTCCGGAAAGCGGTCGGGGGCTTCGTCTCGATGACCTTCAGCAATCCGGTTGCTCCGGCGATCATCCTGCGCGAGGTCGCCGGCGGCGGGGCGAACATGGGCGAGGGATCGGTGGAGAGGCTCGAGAACCTTCTCTCTCTCGTCCGCACGATAGTCGAGCGCGGCGTCGAATCCGGCGTGCTGAGGCCCGTCGACCCGGCATTCGCCCAGTTCCTCCTGGCAGGGACAGTGATGTTCCTCGCGGCCGGGATCCCGTTCAGGCGGCGGCTCGCCGAGAGGGGAGACCCCTCCGGGCCTCTGGAATCCGGCGAGATGACCGAGAAGCTCTGCGATCTGCTGTTGAACGGCCTCTCTGTGGAGGGTGCATGAGATGAGGCACGCGGAAATTGCATCAGCATCGCTTGCGGTCATGCTCGCGGCGGCCGCCAGCTGCGGGCGAGGTGCCGGAGACCTCGAGCTCCCGGGCTCTGTCGAGGTCACGAGCATCC is a window encoding:
- a CDS encoding TetR/AcrR family transcriptional regulator, which encodes MQKTASREAILEAAAEVFAEKGFDGARVEEIARRARVNKAMLYYHVGDKKTLYDSVVGSIQARGRAMLEKIIEEGGDPRDMLRKAVGGFVSMTFSNPVAPAIILREVAGGGANMGEGSVERLENLLSLVRTIVERGVESGVLRPVDPAFAQFLLAGTVMFLAAGIPFRRRLAERGDPSGPLESGEMTEKLCDLLLNGLSVEGA
- the trmFO gene encoding methylenetetrahydrofolate--tRNA-(uracil(54)-C(5))-methyltransferase (FADH(2)-oxidizing) TrmFO, which codes for MSSLTPVVIGGGLAGCEAAWAMARAGVACVLVEMRPAVKTEAHVTGTLAELVCSNSLRSSNPDNAVGLLKWEMSQLGSVVMQAASGCRVPAGDAFAVDRTLFSEAVESLVENHGAITVTRAEVTDLPPSRRVIVATGPLTSPALSRRIAELTGSEHLYFYDAIAPVISDCSIDRSVAFPQSRYDKGDGGDYLNCPMDADTYHRFVDALLEAEKVPARAFEKELHFPGCMPVEAIAASGPEALAHGPLKPVGLTDPATGARPYAVVQLRRENASGTAWNLVGCQTKLTYPEQARVLRMVPGLGDAEFLRFGSMHRNTFINSPAVLDGSLRLVRDPSISFAGQITGVEGYVESAACGILAGLFAASEALGSELPPPPPETALGSLLRHATVSPLRHFQPSNVNYGLFPALPGRTPARMRNAAYAARAREAFTRWIEGAGHLLGRPVLP
- a CDS encoding T9SS type A sorting domain-containing protein — encoded protein: MPHILLILAVSSSTFQGVWGGSQNDFAYDLTTTPTGFLLAGRTDSWAGSSSDAWLVSVDAGGDTLWSRRYGGYGPDWAYSIIPVSTGGYLVTGRYGSTTSGDLDGWLIRIDAQGDTLWSRSYGGTGSQTFFSSIESPDGGFISTGLMAGTGFDLWVLGVDSAGGFLWQTILGGSADDCGYGIAPGPDGFVVAGQTLSYGAGDGDLWLIGFDWDGDSLASEIIGGASFDYPWCIIAMPSGGYAVSSTSRSYGAGSYDFWITRLGSDLGLQWAEAYGYKDDDWCYNCSPAGDGLVVTGMRNVGGHEAWLLNLDASGDTLWTRTYETPGLMNRGLGVVQAPDGGFALCGGLADSTDEDFWLVKTDPDGFCPETGIGDEEGSPSMQAFAMTPNPAHGSFSISIPGHDGSPLPLEIYDAAGRLVASVDTPQGPPGATGVVSPGSARHLPAGVYIVRLPTLDCPPSKLVILGD